The following proteins come from a genomic window of Rhodohalobacter sp. 614A:
- a CDS encoding class I SAM-dependent methyltransferase — MSDIEKKQFDRVTKTLEQWQDREEWFFNREYTDRYEDYYETRYKRAEIWQKKTLAKLITKDERVNTLLEFGCGTTRFTRWWNEIGIEASGADISPFMLGQGAHLFDGDLALADSHHMPFKDNSFDALAFIATFAYYKDPIKVIREAVRVGKYGIIFGIMNRNSTKVVRRRIQEVFNKNEYYKTANFYTPDSLIEKIHEALEGRLYEIEWTATGLPKWFPMQQWGFPIGDFFALHVKLTDVE; from the coding sequence ATGAGTGACATTGAAAAGAAGCAGTTCGACCGCGTTACGAAGACCCTGGAACAGTGGCAGGATCGTGAGGAGTGGTTTTTTAATCGCGAGTACACAGATCGGTATGAAGATTATTACGAAACACGATACAAACGGGCCGAAATCTGGCAGAAAAAAACACTCGCAAAGCTGATCACAAAAGACGAGCGTGTAAACACTCTCCTGGAATTCGGCTGTGGAACCACACGATTTACGCGCTGGTGGAACGAGATCGGGATTGAAGCATCCGGCGCGGATATTTCACCATTTATGCTGGGTCAGGGAGCGCATCTTTTTGATGGTGATTTAGCGTTGGCCGATTCTCATCACATGCCGTTTAAGGATAACAGTTTTGATGCTCTCGCCTTTATTGCCACGTTCGCTTATTACAAAGATCCAATTAAGGTGATTCGCGAAGCCGTTCGTGTTGGGAAATATGGAATCATTTTTGGGATTATGAACCGGAACTCAACCAAAGTTGTGAGACGGCGAATTCAGGAAGTATTCAACAAAAATGAATACTACAAAACGGCCAATTTTTATACACCCGATTCACTGATCGAAAAAATTCATGAAGCACTGGAGGGCCGCTTATATGAAATTGAGTGGACGGCAACCGGACTGCCCAAATGGTTTCCCATGCAGCAGTGGGGATTTCCGATTGGTGATTTCTTTGCTCTTCACGTAAAACTAACCGATGTAGAATGA
- a CDS encoding AIR synthase family protein: MSAFEDNFGKIGSSNLSDILLPRTGKKRREVRTGPGFGVDTSVIDLGNNLGLAISSDPLSLIPSLGLKESAWLSVHLLVNDMATTGFSPQYAQFVLNLSPELSKEKFEEYWEYIHQFCKEVGVAITGGHTGQIVGQNSTIPGGGTMFLSAPLNEIITSDGAEPGDLIVVTKETALNSTAILAMSFPETVKENLGEEIYQTACDNFYRTSSLPDALAASEILENKTELKAMHDVTEGGVLGAIAEMAEASDCGFIVDDAKIPVGEAPKKIAELFEIDHRFCVGAGSMIMAVKPGCDEKLVEYLESQSIPATIVGKMTDVSEGRKIIEQEEVKEFSFDGTDPYWAAFFNAIKEGNK; this comes from the coding sequence ATGAGTGCTTTTGAAGACAACTTCGGCAAGATTGGCAGTTCAAATCTGAGTGATATTCTTCTTCCCCGAACCGGGAAAAAGAGGAGGGAAGTCCGAACCGGTCCCGGTTTTGGAGTGGATACATCCGTCATAGATCTGGGAAATAACCTGGGCTTGGCTATCTCAAGTGATCCGTTATCGCTGATTCCATCATTGGGTTTGAAAGAATCGGCCTGGCTTTCGGTGCATCTTTTGGTGAATGACATGGCGACAACCGGATTTTCTCCGCAGTATGCTCAATTTGTTTTAAACCTGTCGCCGGAACTTTCAAAAGAGAAATTTGAGGAGTATTGGGAATACATCCATCAGTTTTGCAAGGAAGTTGGCGTTGCCATTACCGGCGGACATACGGGGCAGATCGTGGGACAGAATTCAACGATTCCGGGTGGAGGGACAATGTTTCTATCCGCTCCGCTGAACGAAATCATTACAAGCGATGGAGCCGAACCGGGAGATTTGATTGTCGTAACAAAAGAAACCGCGTTGAACTCAACAGCCATACTCGCCATGAGTTTCCCCGAAACGGTGAAAGAAAATTTGGGCGAGGAGATCTATCAAACCGCTTGTGATAATTTTTACCGGACATCGTCTCTTCCGGATGCTTTAGCGGCATCCGAAATTTTGGAAAATAAAACTGAATTAAAAGCGATGCATGATGTAACCGAAGGCGGCGTTCTCGGAGCGATCGCGGAGATGGCCGAAGCCTCTGATTGTGGATTTATCGTTGATGATGCCAAAATACCCGTTGGTGAAGCTCCGAAAAAGATTGCCGAACTGTTTGAGATTGACCATCGGTTTTGTGTAGGAGCCGGGTCGATGATTATGGCTGTGAAACCGGGATGCGATGAGAAACTGGTTGAATATTTGGAGAGCCAATCGATTCCGGCAACAATCGTTGGGAAAATGACAGACGTATCGGAAGGAAGAAAAATCATCGAACAAGAAGAAGTGAAAGAGTTTTCATTTGATGGAACAGATCCATATTGGGCAGCTTTTTTCAATGCAATAAAGGAAGGGAATAAATGA
- a CDS encoding thiamine phosphate synthase: MMKKEIKGGIYLVLDPSINQKELLEKLKQALDGGVDIIQIWNHWPESFSQSDKIGVIEEIVEITQKYSIPVLINDDWELLKETDLDGVHFDEIPESFEEIQTEIWREFIAGITCSNDVEIIQWADDHNFDYISFCSMFPSKSVDTCEIVRPETVQKTREITNLPLFVSGGITTENLGDLNELDFQGVAVISGILSSDSPEKSVTEYQEVLNNLNSIS, translated from the coding sequence ATGATGAAGAAAGAGATTAAGGGTGGAATTTATCTGGTTTTAGATCCATCCATCAACCAAAAAGAATTATTGGAAAAGTTAAAACAGGCTTTGGACGGAGGAGTAGATATTATCCAAATATGGAATCATTGGCCGGAGTCGTTTTCACAATCAGATAAAATAGGAGTGATTGAAGAAATTGTGGAAATCACCCAAAAATATAGCATTCCTGTTTTGATCAATGATGATTGGGAGCTGCTTAAAGAAACAGATTTGGATGGCGTCCATTTCGATGAGATTCCCGAAAGTTTTGAAGAAATTCAGACTGAAATTTGGCGAGAATTCATTGCCGGGATTACTTGCAGTAATGATGTAGAAATTATTCAATGGGCGGATGATCACAACTTCGATTACATCTCTTTCTGCTCCATGTTTCCATCCAAATCGGTAGATACCTGTGAGATCGTTCGTCCCGAAACGGTTCAAAAGACGAGAGAAATAACAAATCTGCCTCTGTTTGTCTCCGGGGGCATTACAACAGAAAATCTCGGCGATTTGAATGAGTTGGACTTTCAGGGAGTTGCAGTGATTTCGGGGATTTTAAGCTCGGATTCGCCTGAAAAATCGGTAACGGAATACCAGGAAGTTCTTAACAATTTAAATTCAATATCATGA
- a CDS encoding Trm112 family protein, which translates to MTESFAKKLCCPIDKHDLNMRVFVKHENGEIIEALLSCPECSRYYPVIYGIPIMTPDEYRDKSIEAPTLKKWGLQLKDSNSEKLLLEENIR; encoded by the coding sequence ATGACAGAATCATTTGCCAAAAAACTGTGTTGCCCGATCGATAAACACGATCTGAATATGCGCGTATTTGTAAAACATGAAAACGGGGAGATCATCGAAGCGTTGTTGAGCTGTCCCGAGTGTAGCCGTTACTACCCGGTGATTTATGGAATTCCAATTATGACGCCGGATGAATACAGAGACAAATCCATCGAAGCCCCGACTTTGAAGAAATGGGGATTGCAATTGAAGGATTCGAACTCTGAGAAATTGTTGCTAGAAGAGAATATTAGATAG
- a CDS encoding ferritin → MLSEKIESLLNDQVQHEFEAGNWYLSMSSWAEVNGFHGTASFFLEQSKEEHFHAMKIFHYVNDRDGHAIAPSIAKPDSEFDSIRHLFERGLELEQENTRKINVLVEAAKEEKDHATDQFLQWYVDEQVEEEDLFRTILDKLNILGEKGPGLYMLDQELGQRRAEIPGNSGTE, encoded by the coding sequence ATGCTTTCTGAAAAAATTGAATCATTGCTGAACGATCAGGTTCAACACGAGTTTGAAGCAGGAAATTGGTACTTATCGATGTCTTCCTGGGCTGAAGTAAATGGTTTCCACGGAACCGCCAGTTTTTTCCTGGAACAGTCGAAAGAAGAGCATTTTCATGCGATGAAAATCTTCCATTATGTGAATGATCGTGATGGCCATGCCATCGCTCCGTCAATCGCCAAACCGGACAGCGAGTTTGATTCAATTCGCCATCTTTTTGAACGCGGATTGGAACTGGAACAAGAAAATACCCGAAAAATCAACGTACTTGTTGAGGCTGCAAAAGAGGAGAAAGACCACGCCACCGATCAGTTCCTTCAGTGGTATGTGGACGAACAAGTGGAAGAAGAAGATCTTTTCCGCACCATTTTAGACAAACTGAATATTCTTGGGGAAAAAGGTCCCGGTCTTTATATGCTGGACCAAGAATTGGGTCAGCGTCGAGCTGAAATTCCCGGGAATAGCGGAACTGAATAG
- a CDS encoding aldo/keto reductase yields MKYNLLGNTGLLVSELCFGTMTFGGEGMWEHVGKQQQGEADELIKKSVDSGINFIDTANVYSFGQSETILGNSIKNLDLNRDELVIATKLRGKMGDQPNNQGLSRYHIFNSVEKSLNRLQLDHIDLLYVHGVDSVTSIREIMRGLNDIVESGKVRYVGVCNWPAWMVMKALGIARQEGWHEFKAMQYFYSLSGRDAEDALIPLSQSEKLGFMPWSPLAGGFLSGKYTRDNEKAGGGSRRDEFDFPPINKEQTYDIVDVMEEIAENQDCSVAEVALAWVRLQSGVTSTIIGTKNITQLESNINSTNVDLTDDELSELNKVSSTTKRYPFWMVDRQDSDRIPGSNE; encoded by the coding sequence ATGAAATACAATTTATTAGGTAATACCGGCCTGCTTGTCTCCGAACTTTGTTTTGGAACCATGACGTTTGGAGGCGAAGGGATGTGGGAACATGTTGGAAAACAGCAACAGGGTGAAGCGGATGAACTGATCAAGAAATCAGTGGATTCCGGAATTAATTTTATCGATACAGCCAATGTCTATTCGTTTGGTCAATCGGAAACGATTCTCGGAAACAGTATTAAAAATCTTGATTTAAACCGCGATGAGCTGGTCATTGCAACCAAGCTCCGTGGAAAAATGGGAGATCAACCCAATAACCAGGGACTTTCCCGATATCACATTTTCAATTCTGTTGAAAAAAGTTTAAACAGATTACAATTAGACCATATCGATCTTCTCTATGTACATGGCGTGGATTCCGTTACGTCCATCAGAGAAATCATGCGTGGATTGAATGATATTGTGGAAAGCGGCAAAGTCCGTTATGTAGGCGTTTGTAATTGGCCGGCTTGGATGGTGATGAAAGCCCTCGGAATTGCTCGGCAGGAAGGATGGCATGAATTTAAAGCCATGCAATATTTCTATTCTCTATCAGGGCGTGATGCAGAGGACGCATTGATTCCATTGAGTCAGTCTGAAAAACTTGGATTCATGCCGTGGAGCCCACTTGCTGGCGGATTTCTTTCCGGAAAATACACCCGGGATAATGAAAAAGCCGGCGGCGGTTCCCGACGCGATGAATTCGACTTCCCTCCCATCAATAAAGAACAAACCTACGATATTGTAGATGTGATGGAAGAAATTGCAGAGAACCAGGATTGCTCTGTAGCTGAAGTGGCTCTTGCCTGGGTTCGGTTACAATCGGGCGTGACCAGTACCATCATCGGGACAAAAAACATTACTCAGCTTGAGTCGAATATCAATTCAACAAATGTAGATTTAACTGATGATGAGTTGAGTGAATTAAATAAAGTTTCTTCAACGACCAAACGCTATCCTTTCTGGATGGTCGATCGTCAGGATTCAGATCGAATTCCTGGGTCCAACGAATAG
- a CDS encoding glycosyltransferase, with the protein MPKMFEESSNKKVGKSNVLIISLHADPIEPSGSGEGGGTHSYIRELLRRLAYESRYASVVTRHIDIKLPVFQRLSDYTSIYRIKLGKIEPMDKRFLNKYHDLSVQLIKEIIKELHWKVNILQGVYWYSGYTAMTLSKELSIPFVQTVISNGKRKRSEGCLDDDTERILVEKEIYDNASAIFCISGEEKKDLRELYKIDSSKLVVVGRPVPLPFLEYIYNSDKTPRYINLINHIN; encoded by the coding sequence ATGCCTAAAATGTTTGAAGAGAGTAGTAATAAAAAAGTAGGGAAAAGTAACGTTTTAATTATATCATTACATGCTGATCCGATAGAGCCTAGTGGTAGTGGAGAAGGAGGAGGAACCCATTCTTATATTCGCGAGCTTCTTCGGCGCTTAGCGTATGAATCTAGGTATGCAAGCGTTGTAACAAGACATATTGATATTAAGCTGCCTGTATTTCAACGACTTTCAGACTATACCTCCATATATCGAATAAAGTTGGGAAAAATTGAACCCATGGATAAGCGTTTTTTAAATAAATATCACGACCTTTCTGTACAATTGATTAAAGAAATCATTAAAGAACTTCATTGGAAAGTAAATATATTGCAAGGAGTATATTGGTATTCTGGATATACGGCCATGACACTCTCAAAAGAATTGTCTATCCCCTTTGTTCAAACTGTTATTTCAAATGGAAAAAGAAAGCGAAGTGAAGGCTGCCTAGATGATGATACTGAGCGAATTCTGGTAGAGAAAGAAATTTACGATAATGCTTCTGCAATTTTCTGCATTTCAGGAGAAGAAAAAAAGGATTTAAGAGAGCTATACAAAATCGATTCTAGCAAATTAGTTGTGGTAGGAAGGCCAGTACCTCTTCCTTTCCTCGAGTATATATATAATTCTGATAAAACACCTAGATATATAAATTTAATTAACCATATAAATTGA
- a CDS encoding glycosyltransferase, producing the protein MSSPKIDQILRWYSNRAYIYFGRLAPSKGLDIILKSWIRLAKDNPNSCPPIWIIGGTPKEIVKIKKYSGINNEIDLYENQKKIIWWGYIDQKGISTILSKALVLVTHSRYEPGGRVILEAMSRGVPVIATPHGFACDLVADWISGFIVNYEDIHMLQNRMSLFFKQPFLTQALGERARYIAKEKIKEWDFYNRHFQTYDAIVTDRPLQISSNSNLLHDFEPIYKRRFVRLFGDKGEFDNSSDLVLKWADSIVGPIKSLNAQKVNGKSQAWIANGEKDSIWIKKIHNHFCMTPIWLPEGTSQYCHSALQKFKSEIYNKNESLIRTIASNKDYLLVAFPIYRALPIVYQTHNIIEIYKRPLKNLANNSRIENEVDLESIVKKCISSYENFDIKKTNKLLGSTLLNKISPTPIDYRFSIRIYLIYLMKAASNESILVPQSMNAEFIRLYSKLKILAECEEKMPIVLNHNAAKPHHFVQSDRRIILIDKERLSFGFMGKDGGQLIANLAQEYSYEQLKRTLNIFSDSDEEKIIIAIWIGVHLIEEAGFSLACEQNNKLKKIIYAWNHWYRYISTTLLP; encoded by the coding sequence TTGAGTTCTCCAAAAATAGATCAGATTCTAAGATGGTACTCGAATCGAGCTTATATCTATTTTGGTCGTTTAGCACCATCAAAAGGACTAGATATTATCCTCAAATCTTGGATTAGACTTGCTAAGGATAATCCTAATTCCTGTCCGCCCATTTGGATAATTGGTGGAACACCAAAAGAGATCGTTAAGATTAAAAAATATTCTGGAATTAATAATGAGATAGATCTATATGAAAACCAAAAAAAAATCATATGGTGGGGATACATAGATCAAAAAGGAATAAGTACGATCTTATCAAAGGCATTAGTATTAGTCACCCATTCCCGTTATGAACCAGGAGGAAGGGTAATTTTAGAAGCGATGAGTAGAGGTGTACCAGTAATAGCAACCCCTCATGGGTTTGCTTGTGATTTAGTTGCTGATTGGATTTCGGGTTTTATAGTTAACTATGAAGATATACACATGCTTCAAAACCGTATGTCGCTATTCTTTAAGCAACCTTTTTTAACCCAGGCATTAGGAGAAAGAGCTAGATATATTGCTAAAGAAAAAATAAAAGAATGGGATTTTTATAATCGCCATTTTCAAACTTATGATGCTATAGTGACTGATAGGCCCCTTCAAATTAGTTCAAACTCAAATTTATTGCATGATTTTGAGCCTATATATAAACGTAGATTTGTGCGTTTATTCGGCGACAAAGGTGAGTTTGATAATTCTTCTGATCTAGTATTGAAATGGGCAGACTCAATTGTTGGTCCCATTAAGTCTTTAAACGCTCAAAAGGTAAACGGTAAGTCTCAGGCTTGGATTGCTAATGGTGAAAAGGACTCCATTTGGATTAAAAAAATCCATAATCATTTTTGTATGACCCCAATCTGGTTGCCAGAAGGTACTTCTCAGTACTGCCACTCAGCTCTACAGAAATTCAAGAGTGAGATATATAACAAAAATGAAAGCTTGATTAGGACCATCGCATCGAATAAGGATTATTTGTTAGTTGCATTTCCTATATATCGAGCACTTCCTATTGTTTATCAAACTCATAATATTATTGAAATTTATAAAAGACCTCTTAAAAATTTGGCTAATAATTCTAGGATTGAAAATGAGGTAGATTTAGAATCGATAGTTAAAAAGTGTATCTCTTCTTATGAAAATTTTGATATAAAAAAAACCAATAAATTACTTGGATCTACTTTACTCAATAAAATTTCACCTACTCCAATAGACTATCGATTTAGTATTAGAATTTATCTTATATATCTAATGAAAGCGGCAAGCAATGAATCTATATTGGTTCCTCAATCTATGAATGCAGAATTCATCAGACTATATTCCAAACTTAAAATCTTAGCGGAATGTGAAGAAAAAATGCCAATAGTACTAAACCATAATGCCGCTAAACCTCATCATTTTGTTCAATCTGATAGAAGGATTATACTAATAGATAAAGAACGCCTTTCCTTTGGTTTTATGGGAAAAGATGGCGGTCAACTAATAGCTAATTTAGCTCAAGAATATAGCTATGAACAACTCAAACGAACTCTGAATATATTCTCTGACTCAGACGAAGAAAAAATTATTATAGCTATTTGGATAGGAGTACATTTAATAGAAGAAGCGGGATTTTCCTTGGCGTGTGAACAAAACAACAAACTCAAGAAAATAATTTATGCTTGGAATCATTGGTATCGATATATATCAACTACCCTGTTACCATAA
- a CDS encoding restriction endonuclease: MPKKVKSKAEKYWREFEELSVELIKEQFKMEPTLLHLTPAKGDGGYDAAAHFQLGNENSLDLTFKVLLEAKLSSTKKKIGLRTFAATLVIAHSNAAGALIITSNQLFSPQAFREVARFAQATHMQVRLIDGIAMATWVKNEYHRLESMGFSQELLNWVTISQNKSEKQRTFQLDLYANTNSRIKAELSIGTNKNGSLLPCEIIISEESVDLEPIIGQKRQLFVEDLIQCISSEAGIAVLEGGSGVGKSFLLSHAINSLTDSKRIASIDMSFMSTVNQLFFTVFEQITSIDLRLINSTYSKNKKSIIKILEMAIGAHQSYDIVEAFS; encoded by the coding sequence ATGCCTAAGAAAGTAAAATCAAAGGCGGAGAAATATTGGAGAGAGTTTGAAGAGCTTAGCGTAGAGTTAATCAAGGAACAATTTAAGATGGAACCCACTCTTCTCCATCTTACCCCTGCTAAGGGTGATGGAGGATATGATGCAGCTGCTCATTTCCAATTAGGAAATGAAAATAGTTTGGACTTGACATTTAAAGTCTTATTAGAAGCAAAACTAAGTTCAACGAAAAAAAAAATTGGTTTAAGAACATTTGCTGCAACGCTTGTGATAGCACATAGTAATGCAGCTGGTGCTCTTATTATAACTTCAAATCAACTTTTTTCTCCTCAAGCTTTTCGAGAAGTGGCAAGATTTGCCCAAGCCACCCACATGCAGGTCAGACTTATTGATGGCATTGCTATGGCGACGTGGGTAAAAAATGAATATCACCGACTTGAGTCAATGGGTTTTTCACAAGAGCTTTTGAATTGGGTGACTATAAGTCAAAATAAATCAGAGAAACAAAGAACTTTTCAATTAGATCTTTATGCAAATACTAACTCAAGAATAAAGGCTGAACTCTCAATAGGTACAAATAAAAATGGTTCTTTGCTACCATGTGAAATTATAATCTCTGAAGAATCTGTTGATTTAGAACCCATTATAGGCCAAAAACGTCAGCTTTTTGTAGAGGATTTGATTCAATGCATAAGTTCAGAGGCTGGAATAGCTGTATTAGAAGGAGGATCAGGCGTAGGAAAAAGTTTTTTGTTAAGTCATGCTATTAATTCACTTACTGATAGTAAACGTATTGCTTCTATTGATATGTCATTTATGAGTACAGTAAATCAACTTTTTTTTACTGTATTTGAACAGATTACAAGCATTGATTTGCGGTTAATTAATTCTACTTATAGCAAGAATAAAAAAAGTATTATAAAAATACTTGAAATGGCTATAGGAGCTCATCAATCATACGATATCGTCGAAGCTTTCTCTTAA
- a CDS encoding tyrosine-type recombinase/integrase, with amino-acid sequence MKDIDLRTSEFLSHCKYEKNLSPKTLKAYQIDLRQFKKFLTKRTVKSWEITDIGKQEIKSYVAHLTKKYAIKSVKRKVATVKAFFNYLEFDDVIFSNPFRKVRLHLKEPFHLPVVLDLKEIQKIFNVLYKRKKKAKNQESYFYKTIIRDIAILELLFATGIRVGELCSLKCSNIDLSRGFIKVNGKGSKERIIQLCNPELLNALEEYHKISLPLRSKKCGYFFLNRLQKPLSTQSVRFMLKKYVAETTIRKTVTPHSFRHTFATMLLEEGVDIKYIQKILGHSSIMTTQIYTHVSNKKQKEILAKNHPRNRLRLA; translated from the coding sequence ATGAAGGACATAGACTTACGAACCTCCGAATTTCTCTCACACTGCAAATACGAAAAAAACCTTAGCCCCAAAACGCTCAAAGCCTATCAAATTGACCTCCGTCAGTTCAAAAAATTCTTAACAAAAAGAACTGTAAAATCATGGGAAATCACGGACATTGGCAAACAAGAGATCAAGTCCTATGTAGCTCATCTGACCAAAAAATATGCCATCAAATCGGTCAAAAGAAAGGTAGCTACCGTAAAAGCTTTTTTTAACTATCTGGAATTCGATGATGTCATTTTTTCAAACCCATTCCGAAAGGTAAGGCTACACTTGAAAGAACCTTTTCATCTTCCTGTTGTTTTGGATCTCAAAGAGATACAGAAAATTTTTAATGTTCTTTACAAACGAAAAAAAAAAGCGAAGAATCAGGAGTCCTATTTTTACAAAACTATCATACGGGACATAGCCATTCTTGAACTTCTATTTGCCACCGGCATTCGGGTCGGAGAACTTTGCAGTTTAAAATGCTCCAATATTGACTTAAGCCGGGGATTTATTAAGGTGAATGGAAAAGGAAGTAAAGAGCGAATCATCCAGCTCTGCAATCCAGAACTTTTGAATGCCTTGGAAGAATACCACAAGATCTCCTTACCTCTCCGATCTAAGAAATGTGGCTATTTTTTTCTGAATCGGCTTCAAAAACCTCTCTCCACCCAATCCGTCAGATTTATGCTCAAAAAGTATGTCGCCGAAACAACGATTCGTAAAACCGTTACGCCCCATTCCTTCCGCCACACCTTTGCCACCATGCTTCTTGAAGAAGGAGTCGATATCAAATACATCCAAAAAATCCTGGGGCACAGTTCTATCATGACGACTCAAATTTATACCCACGTCAGCAACAAAAAACAGAAAGAAATTTTGGCAAAAAACCATCCGAGGAATCGGTTGAGGTTGGCATAA